tttctgcgacaagtaatcctgaacagagggagtacttgttaaAGAAGCATCATGGGGAACAAAAGAACCAAGCAGTCAGAGAAGCCAACAGAACAACCATAAAATGGTCAACACAGTGGGGAAGCTTGTGAAATTCTCCTTAATTAGTCTGTGTTATATATGCATCTTTTTTGTTCAGTTGGTAACCTAGAAACAATGCATACAGGTCATGTAATTACAAAATTCATAAATAAACCAGCCTATCTAGGTTATACAAATATCCTAGTACATCAATAATTAACATGGTCAGTTGAAATTGCACAAATGATACAAGTACGATATGAACAGGATGGGATAGCTCAAAGTCTCAAATGATCAATTTCCAGTGATTCCAACTTCCATTAAGACTTAATAGTCAGAAAACTTTGTGGGTAAATGGCAAAGAACACATGAAAAGATATAGGAGGAATCCATGCAAGGAGGGAACACATTTTTAACGTATAAAACAAATTTGATATACACATACCTCCGTCTGCAATCAGAAACAGCCATCCGTCAAACAGAAGAAAACCAAGATAAGTCATGTCAGATGGATAAACTGGATTAAACAGGGGAGGATAAAAAGCATACAGTGACCAATGGCCATGCATAAAATCTAAGCTGTGTTAAGAAGTATTGAATGGACATCAGATCTTTATTCTTTAAGCTAGATTATGTATGACTTATTGACTTGTAAGTATGATGCATAGCTTTAAGCAAGGAACTTTCAGTAACTTCTTTAACAAATTCTGAACTTCTCTTATAAAGTTTACATCTACTAAATTGCTGCTGACCAGGGTCAAATAGCTGGGGCCTGCACAAGAGAAAGTAGTGTTCGCATGCATGTCCCAGTTGAATAAAAGACTTCATTTTAATAGTTGGATTCCGCAGACAATTCTTAGTGCTTCGAATCATTCACTTATCTGAATTAACAGTACAAAAAAGAATTTTTTTAAGATCTGAATGGCAGTAATTGGAAGGATAAAGCAACACCTGTTCTAAGGACAATAAGCTGATTGGTGCCAGGCAGTGTGGGGTGTCCTCAGTCACCGAGCTGAATAGGGGTGTTTAAACTTGCCAACTACTCCAGGACAGTAGGACTAACCAAAGTGCCAAACAGAGCTAATTCACGCTACAGCAGCAAAATATTAAACTAGCGACGGGCCTACCTAACTCCCAAACCCAAACCACTAATCCATCCCCAATTAGTTCAGACAAAAAAGTCACACATGGCTAAATGGGCACACACCTCTCTGTACTTCTGCAGATAAACCTTGAGGGGCTCGATGTACTCCTCGAAGCCCAGCGTGGCCATCGCCCAGAGCAGGTCGTCGCCGTTGATGGTCTTGCGCTTCTCCCTCTGGCACTTGTCGCTCGCCCTGCAGCACAGACAGACAAAACAAAACGGCGACAGGTCAGCACAAGACCACACTTTTAAGGCAGGCAAAACAGGGGAGGGGCACCTACTCGCTGGTGATGAAGGAGATGAACTCGGAGACGCACTCCTGCACGGTCTCCTTGGCGTCCTTGGCGATCTTGCCGTTGGCCGGGATGGCCTTCTTCATGATGCGGCTGATGTTGGCGATGGGCAGGAACCTGTCCTGCTCCCTGAcgccgccgaagccgccgccgccgccgccgtcg
The sequence above is a segment of the Triticum dicoccoides isolate Atlit2015 ecotype Zavitan chromosome 1A, WEW_v2.0, whole genome shotgun sequence genome. Coding sequences within it:
- the LOC119282834 gene encoding nuclear transcription factor Y subunit B-3-like isoform X1 → MSDEAASPPGGGGGGGGGGSDDGGGGGGFGGVREQDRFLPIANISRIMKKAIPANGKIAKDAKETVQECVSEFISFITSEASDKCQREKRKTINGDDLLWAMATLGFEEYIEPLKVYLQKYRETEGDSKLAGKSGDVSVKKDALGPHGGASGTSAQGMGQQVAYNPGMVYMQPQYHNGDISN
- the LOC119282834 gene encoding nuclear transcription factor Y subunit B-3-like isoform X2, translated to MSDEAASPPGGGGGGGGGGSDDGGGGGGFGGVREQDRFLPIANISRIMKKAIPANGKIAKDAKETVQECVSEFISFITSEASDKCQREKRKTINGDDLLWAMATLGFEEYIEPLKVYLQKYRETEGDSKLAGKSGDVSVKKDALGPHGGASGTSAQGYHNGDISN